The stretch of DNA CTTTTTCAGCGTAGAACTCCTGTTCGCCTGCAGTGAATACGAATTCAGCACCGCAATCCTTACAAACTAATGTCTTGTCTTCAAACATTTCAATTACCTCACTATAGTGAATTTTTTTAGACCACGAGCGGATTTTCACCGCCACCTTTTGATAAACAACGCTCTGGAATTAAGCTACTGGGCCATATATCCAAGTTAGTTTTAAACTAACTAACTGATAAAAATAAATGGTCTGCTCTCCAAACTGATCTGGAGCCTTTGTCGCACCCTGTGCCGCTGTTTGTTTAATCAAAGCTTTGCTGTGAGGGAAAAATAATATGTGACAAGTCCAATGTCCGTAAGTGGAGCCCCTTCCGGTTTATATCCTCCGATGCCCTAATATCATTAAGAAAAATATACTATTAAAAAAATAATCAGTTGCCGCGTCTTAAAAAATGATCGGATATTATTCAGATCAATTTCCGGATAAAATAACCATCGCAAAAATCTGTATGCAATCCTTGTTACATAAGAGTTTGCTATGTTGTTAATTATAACTGTACAAATATAGTTTGTCAAGCGAATTTTATGATTTTTTCATGAATCGGGGTGCAAAATGTCAATTTCAATATACGAAGCGACCATTATTTGTTTATAATTCACACACAATTTATTTTATATATTTGAAAGCGGATTTTTTTATTTTCATAACTTTAGCTGGAAAATAAATTTTTCGTTTACTATAGATGTTGAAATCAGTAATCTGTTATGGTATAATTATTTTTATAGACTTTATTTCCGGGGAAACGCTGATTTATTCATAAATCAGCGCGGGGCTCCGGGGCGAAGCCCCGCAAATCCCGACTCGGGAAATCCGGCGAAGCCGGATTTCCGGTTTAATCATTGTTTCCCTGGTAAAGTATATTTTTTGAAAGGAATTCACACGCTTATGAAATTATCAGGTTCACAGATCATTATTGAAGTTCTGATCGAGCAGGGCTGTGACTGTATTTTCGGATATCCGGGCGGACAGGTCATAAACATCTATGACGCTCTCTACGAGTATCAGGACCGTATCAAACACGTCCTTACTGCCCACGAGCAGGGTGCTTCACACGCTGCCGACGGATATGCACGTTCAACAGGCAAAACAGGTGTATGTCTTGCAACATCAGGTCCGGGAGCAACAAATCTCGTCACAGGTATAGCAACCGCTTACCTTGACTCAGTCCCTATGGTGGCAATCACGGGTAACGTCCCATGCTCACTTCTCGGCAGAGACAGCTTCCAGGAAGTCGATATCTGTGGAATCACTCTTCCGATAACAAAGCATAACTATATAGTAAAGAACATTGAAGATCTTGCCGACACGCTCAGAGAAGCTTTTCTCATCGCACGTTCAGGCAGACCAGGTCCTGTTCTTGTTGACATTCCGAAAAATGTTCAGGTCGCAGTTACCGAGTTTACAAACAAGCCGGTCGCTTCTCCTCTTCCGGTTCCGGAAGCTGATGAAACCCTGCTTGCTGAAGCTGCAAAGCTTATCGCTGAAAGCAAAAAGCCGTACATCTACGCAGGCGGCGGTGCTATTTCAGGCAACGCAGGCAAAGAGATCGAAAAGCTTGCTGAACTTACCGACGCATACATCGGATGCAGCATGATGGGTATTTCTGCTGTACCGTTCAATAACCCGCGCTTCCTCGGAATGCAGGGCATGCACGGTCACTACGCATCCTCAATGGCTCAGGCTGAAGCAGACCTCGTTATCTGTGCAGGTGCACGTTTCAGTGACAGAGCAACAGGCAAAAAGGATGTATACACAAGAAACTGCCGTATAATCCACATCGACATCGACGCTGCCGAGATCGACAAGAACATCACTTCCGATGTCGGCATTACTGGTGATATAAAATCAACACTCGCAAAGCTCATTTCCATGGTAGGCAAAAAGAGCAATCCTGAGTGGAAGGCACAGGTTGAAAAGTTTAAGGCTGAAGAAGCTGCTTCACTTACAAAGTCAGACAAGATGACTCCTTATGACATTGTTGACACTGTAAATGAAAAGATGCCTGAAAACGCTGTTATCGTCACAGACGTTGGTCAGCATCAGATGTGGGGTTGCTCAGCGTTACCGTTTCTCACAGCCGAGAAAGTTCATTTCAAGCGGCGGTCTCGGAACAATGGGATTTGGCCTTGGTGCTGCCATCGGTTCATATGAAGGCACAAAAGATCCCGTTGTTCTTTTCACAGGTGACGGAAGCTTCGGCATGAACCTTAACGAACTCGCAACTGCTGTTTCATTTGACATTCCTGTTATCGTAGTTGTTATGAACAACCACGTACTCGGCATGGTAAAGCAGTGGCAGACACTCTTCTTCGATAAACACTACTCAAATACAATACTCGACAAGCGCCAGACAAAGTTCACAAAAATAGCTGAAGCATTCGGTGCTCTCGGCTTCTCAGCCACAACTACCGAAGAACTTTCAAAAGCTCTTGATGAAGCCATCGCTTCAAAGCGTCCGTGCGTTATCGACTGCGCAGTAGATGAGAATGAATTCGTTCTCCCTATGCTCCCTCCTGGCGGATGCATCGACAATATCATCACACACATAGGAGGCTGATCTTATGGGAAAACACATTTTCAGCATACTCGTTACCAACAAGCCGGGTGTTATGACAAGAGTCTCAAGCATGTTCACAAGACGCGGCTTCAACATTGACACACTTACAGTGGGCGAAACTGAATCACCTGAATTCTCAAGGATCACAGTTTCCATGATCGGCGACGACTACGCAAAGGATCAGGTAGTCAAGCAGCTCAGCAAGCTCCACGACGTAAAGCAGGTACAGGTGATGGAACGCGATGACACAGTTACACGCGAACTTCTCCTTGTCAAGGTAAAGAACGATTCCTCAACAAGACAGGACGTACTTGCCGCAGTTGACGTATTCCGTTCAAAGATCGTTGACTACTCCCCTGATGCTCTCTGTATCGAGATCACAGGCGAAACCACCAAACTCAATGCTTTTATTGAGCTCGTAAAACCTTTCGGTATTATGGAGATATGCCGTACAGGTATCGTAGCTCTTGAAAGAGGCAGCCACTGTCTCAGATCATCAGACTGAAGACTGCCAGGATAAACTATAAGGAAACGCTGACTTATTCTTAAATCAGCGCGGGGGCCGGGGCGAAGCCCCGCAAATCCCACCTCCGGAAATCCGGCAAAGCCTGATTTCCGGTTTAATCAGTGTTTCCATAAATTATTAATTATAAAGGAGTCCTTACAATGGAAAATTCAGCAAAGGTTTATTATCAGGAAGACTGTGATCTTTCACTTCTCTACGGAAAGACTATCGCTGTTATCGGTTACGGCAGCCAGGGTCACGCACACGCACTCAACGCCAAGGAATCACTTGGTGACAAGGCTCGTGTTATCATCGGCCTTTACGAAGGAAGCAAGTCATGGGACAAGGCTGTAAAGCAGGGATTTGAAGTATTCACAGCTGCTGAAGCTGCAAAGCAGGCTGACATCATCATGATCCTCATCAATGATGAAAAGCAGGCCGGCATGTACAAGAAGGATATCGAACCAAACCTCAAGGCAGGCGATATGCTCATGTTCGCTCACGGTTTTGCTATCCACTTCGGTCAGATTGTTCCTCCGGCAGACGTTGACGTAACAATGATCGCTCCTAAGGGACCTGGACACACAGTAAGATCTGAATACCAGGCTGGCAAGGGTGTTCCTTGTCTCGTTGCTGTTGCTCAGGATGCTACAGGCAAGGCTAAGGATATGGCTCTTGCTTACGGTCTCGCAATCGGCGGTGCAAGAGCTGGTGTTCTTGAAACAACATTCAGAACAGAAACAGAAACAGACCTCTTCGGTGAACAGGCTGTTCTCTGCGGCGGTCTTTGCGCACTCATGCAGGCTGGTTTTGAAACACTTGTTGAAGCTGGTTACGACCCGAGAAACGCTTACTTTGAGTGTATCCACGAAGTGAAGCTCATCGTTGACCTTATTTACCAGAGCGGTTTCGCTGGTATGAGATACTCTATTTCAAACACAGCTGAATACGGTGACTACATCACAGGTCCTAAGATCATCACAGAGGAAACAAAGAAGACAATGAAGCAGATCCTCAAGAACATCCAGGACGGCTCATTTGCTAAGGAATTCCTCCTCGACATGTCACCAGCCGGCGGCCAGGCTCACTTCAGAGCTATGAGAAAGCTTGCTTCTGAACATCCATCAGAAAAGGTCGGCGAAGAGATCAGAAAGCTCTACAGCTGGAACAGCGAAGAAGACAAGTTCATCAACAACTGATCATCTTCTTTAATAAAGCACTGATAAAAGAGGTGGGATCTGCGGGGCTTCGCCCCGTACCCCCAACGCTGATTTATAAATAAACCAGCGTTTCCTCTATTTCCATAAAATCAAATACAGCCCCGTCCCTCAGAGGGAGGGGGCTGTTTCAGTATACTGAAAGGCGGTCATTTTAATGGATCACAATTATTTCTGCGACGGAGTTGAATGGGCTCCTGCACGTTCCCTTTTCAATGCTCTCGGCATGACAAAGGAAGAAATGGAACGTCCGCTCGTTGGTATCGTTTCATCATACAATGAGATCGTTCCTGGTCATATGAATATCGACAAGATAGTTGAAGCTGTCAAGACCGGTGTTTCAATGGCCGGCGGAACTCCTGTCGTTTTCCCTGCCATAGCTGTATGTGACGGTATCGCAATGGGTCACAAGGGCATGAAGTACTCACTGGTAACAAGAGACCTCATCGCTGACTCAACAGAATGCATGGCTCTTGCACATCACTTCGACGCACTTGTTATGATACCTAACTGTGACAAGAATGTACCGGGACTTCTCATGGCTGCTGCCAGGGTAAACGTTCCTACAGTTTTCGTAAGCGGCGGTCCTATGCTTGCAGGTCACGTAAATGGAAAGAAGACTTCACTTTCAAGCATGTTCGAGGCAGTAGGTGCCTACACAGCCGGAAAGATCACAATGGAAGACGTTGAGGAATTCGAAAACAAGGCTTGTCCGACCTGCGGTTCATGTTCAGGCATGTACACAGCCAACTCGATGAACTGCCTTACTGAAGTTCTCGGCATGGGACTCAGAGGCAACGGTACTATTCCTGCTGTTTATTCCGAAAGAATCAAGCTTGCCAAGAAAGCCGGCATGGCTGTAATGGACCTTCTTAAGAAGAATATCCGTCCTCGTGACATCATGACAGAAAAGGCATTCTACAATGCACTTACAGCAGATATGGCTATCGGCTGCTCAACAAACAGTATGCTCCACCTCCCTGCTATCGCAAATGAATGCGGTATCACCATCAACCTTGACATGGCTAACGAGATCAGCGCAAAGACTCCGAACATCTGTCATCTCGCTCCGGCAGGTCACGCTTACATGGAAGATCTCGACGAGGCAGGCGGTGTTTACGCTGTACTTAACGAACTGAACAAGAAGGGTCTTATCAACACAGACGTAATGACATGTACAGGAAAGACTCTCGGTGAAAACATTGCCGGTGTGGTAAACAAAAATCCTGATATCATCAGACCGATAGACAACCCGTACTCACAGACAGGCGGCATTGCAGTTCTCCGCGGAAACCTCGCTCCTGACGGATGCGTAGTAAAGAGAAGCGCCGTTGCTCCTGAAATGCTCGTTCACAGCGGTCCTGCAAGAGTGTTCAACTCTGAGGAAGACGCAATCGAAGCTATCCGCGGCGGTAAGATCAAAGCCGGTGACGTTGTTGTTATCCGTTACGAAGGTCCTGCAGGCGGTCCTGGTATGAGAGAAATGCTCTCACCTACTTCAGCTATCGCCGGTATGGGTCTTGACAAGGACGTTGCCCTCATCACTGACGGACGTTTCAGCGGTGCCACAAGAGGCGCTGCTATCGGACACGTATCTCCTGAAGCTGTAAGCGGAGGTAACATCGCTTACGTTGAAGACGGCGACATCATCTCGATCAACATTCCTGAGTACAGCATCACTCTTGAAATACCTGATGACGAACTTGAAAAGAGACGTGCAAATACAAAGATATTAAAGAAGGAAAACATCACAGGTTATGCAAGAAGATATGCCGCAATGGTTTCTTCAGCTGACAAGGGTGCTATAATCAATAAGTTTTGATCGCTGATGCGGTAAATCCCCACCCCCCTGCCCCCCTCCCGGAGGGAGGGGGGATTCCTGAGACCATCTCTCTTTGAGAGGTGGTCTGTCATTAATCATACTAAGAAAGAGGCGCTTTAAAATAAAAAGCTCTTTAAAACAGCTCTGGTACAAGCTTAATTCACTTGTAATTTTCAGAGATATAATGAACTGCCGGACCATGCAGAGTCTGAGCAGACTTCTTAAATGCGTAAGTCATGAAGAAACACCGACTGAGGATTCAATCCTCGCATACGCCGACTTCGTTTCCGACCTCTACCGTCACCACAACGACCTCGGCACATATGTTCTCACACTTGTTTTCGAGGACGAAAACATCTGCATGATAAAGAAAGGCAAGAACGAAGAGATCAGTGAAAAGATGCTCTCCTGCCTTCAGAATGAACTTTCTGCTCTCGAAGAAATCTCACAGATATCTTCAGATGAGGTAAAGGCTCTTATCGACTACGACGGATTCCTTCCGGACTGGGACAATACGGCTTATGATTTCAGGGCAGAATACAGTACACGAATAGACAACGTTGATAAATTCGGCTACGGCATCTATGCGAAGTACTACATGTTCATCGTTAAGGACGGAAATATCGTTCCTGTCAAGCATCCGGATGAAGTCAAGCTTTCACAGCTTATCGGATATGAGGTCCAGCGCAAGATGATAATCGACAATACTCTTGCCCTTCTCAGAGGAAAACCAGCATCAAACGTTCTTCTCACAGGTGATGCCGGTACGGGTAAATCCTCATCTGTAAAGGCTATTGCCAATGAATACAGAAATGAAGGACTCAGGATCATCGAGATCAGAAAGGATCAGCTTTGCGATATTCCGACTGTTATCGACAGCCTCAGCAGCA from Ruminococcus sp. HUN007 encodes:
- the ilvD gene encoding dihydroxy-acid dehydratase, with product MDHNYFCDGVEWAPARSLFNALGMTKEEMERPLVGIVSSYNEIVPGHMNIDKIVEAVKTGVSMAGGTPVVFPAIAVCDGIAMGHKGMKYSLVTRDLIADSTECMALAHHFDALVMIPNCDKNVPGLLMAAARVNVPTVFVSGGPMLAGHVNGKKTSLSSMFEAVGAYTAGKITMEDVEEFENKACPTCGSCSGMYTANSMNCLTEVLGMGLRGNGTIPAVYSERIKLAKKAGMAVMDLLKKNIRPRDIMTEKAFYNALTADMAIGCSTNSMLHLPAIANECGITINLDMANEISAKTPNICHLAPAGHAYMEDLDEAGGVYAVLNELNKKGLINTDVMTCTGKTLGENIAGVVNKNPDIIRPIDNPYSQTGGIAVLRGNLAPDGCVVKRSAVAPEMLVHSGPARVFNSEEDAIEAIRGGKIKAGDVVVIRYEGPAGGPGMREMLSPTSAIAGMGLDKDVALITDGRFSGATRGAAIGHVSPEAVSGGNIAYVEDGDIISINIPEYSITLEIPDDELEKRRANTKILKKENITGYARRYAAMVSSADKGAIINKF
- a CDS encoding ATP-binding protein encodes the protein MRGGLSLIILRKRRFKIKSSLKQLWYKLNSLVIFRDIMNCRTMQSLSRLLKCVSHEETPTEDSILAYADFVSDLYRHHNDLGTYVLTLVFEDENICMIKKGKNEEISEKMLSCLQNELSALEEISQISSDEVKALIDYDGFLPDWDNTAYDFRAEYSTRIDNVDKFGYGIYAKYYMFIVKDGNIVPVKHPDEVKLSQLIGYEVQRKMIIDNTLALLRGKPASNVLLTGDAGTGKSSSVKAIANEYRNEGLRIIEIRKDQLCDIPTVIDSLSSNPLKFILFIDDLSFESDDDNFGALKAILEGSVSARTQNIAIYATSNRRHLVKENFSDRNGDDVHRNDTVQQLISLSERFGLKISFSKPLKDEYLKIVAGLAAQNGLTIPEEKLFAEAEQFALAKSGRSARAAKQFIDKMIAENT
- the ilvC gene encoding ketol-acid reductoisomerase, which encodes MENSAKVYYQEDCDLSLLYGKTIAVIGYGSQGHAHALNAKESLGDKARVIIGLYEGSKSWDKAVKQGFEVFTAAEAAKQADIIMILINDEKQAGMYKKDIEPNLKAGDMLMFAHGFAIHFGQIVPPADVDVTMIAPKGPGHTVRSEYQAGKGVPCLVAVAQDATGKAKDMALAYGLAIGGARAGVLETTFRTETETDLFGEQAVLCGGLCALMQAGFETLVEAGYDPRNAYFECIHEVKLIVDLIYQSGFAGMRYSISNTAEYGDYITGPKIITEETKKTMKQILKNIQDGSFAKEFLLDMSPAGGQAHFRAMRKLASEHPSEKVGEEIRKLYSWNSEEDKFINN
- the ilvN gene encoding acetolactate synthase small subunit; the encoded protein is MGKHIFSILVTNKPGVMTRVSSMFTRRGFNIDTLTVGETESPEFSRITVSMIGDDYAKDQVVKQLSKLHDVKQVQVMERDDTVTRELLLVKVKNDSSTRQDVLAAVDVFRSKIVDYSPDALCIEITGETTKLNAFIELVKPFGIMEICRTGIVALERGSHCLRSSD